The Arcobacter sp. F155 genome includes a region encoding these proteins:
- a CDS encoding flavodoxin codes for MKAIFYATSTGNTEEVANKIHEKLDGFELIDISSDGVEKMKDCESIVLGVSTWGEGELQDDWEDCFDDIQEIDFKDKKVALFGLGDQESYGHEFVDALGIMYETLIEQNAKIIGKTSTDGYEYDYSKAEVDGEFVGLVIDEDNQEDLTDERVENWCNEIKSLI; via the coding sequence ATGAAAGCAATATTCTATGCAACAAGTACAGGAAATACAGAAGAGGTTGCAAATAAAATACATGAAAAACTAGATGGATTTGAATTAATAGATATTTCAAGTGATGGTGTAGAAAAGATGAAGGATTGTGAATCAATTGTTTTAGGTGTATCAACTTGGGGTGAGGGTGAGCTACAAGATGATTGGGAAGATTGTTTTGATGATATTCAAGAAATTGATTTCAAAGATAAGAAAGTAGCACTTTTTGGTTTAGGTGATCAAGAGAGTTATGGGCATGAGTTTGTAGATGCTTTAGGAATTATGTATGAAACTTTAATTGAACAAAATGCAAAGATTATAGGAAAAACATCAACTGATGGTTATGAGTATGATTATTCAAAAGCTGAGGTAGATGGAGAGTTTGTTGGATTAGTAATTGATGAAGATAATCAAGAAGATTTAACAGATGAAAGAGTTGAAAACTGGTGTAATGAAATAAAAAGTTTAATATAG
- a CDS encoding RimK/LysX family protein has product MKIVGKKELISIIDLELFELDAKVDTGADSNALHCDDIKIENDVVHFTLLDDIHPSYHGKRMKMPLYKLKKVRSSNGQLQTRPSIKVTVEFMGKKYKSVITLTNRADMKLPMLIGRRFLSEKFLVDVSKEYLSKQ; this is encoded by the coding sequence GTGAAAATCGTAGGGAAAAAAGAGTTAATTTCCATAATTGATTTAGAACTTTTTGAATTAGATGCTAAAGTTGACACAGGAGCAGATTCTAATGCTTTACACTGTGATGATATTAAGATTGAAAACGATGTAGTACACTTTACACTACTTGATGATATTCATCCTTCTTATCATGGCAAAAGAATGAAAATGCCACTTTATAAACTAAAAAAAGTTAGAAGTTCAAATGGACAACTACAAACTAGACCATCTATAAAAGTTACTGTAGAGTTTATGGGTAAAAAGTACAAGAGTGTAATTACTCTTACAAATAGAGCTGATATGAAACTACCTATGCTAATAGGCAGAAGGTTTTTAAGTGAAAAATTTCTAGTTGATGTATCAAAAGAGTATTTATCTAAACAATAA
- a CDS encoding cytochrome-c peroxidase, with amino-acid sequence MKYLNLVALATTALLVTGCTNSTLSKEEIQKQIKQKEQLGKVLFFDKNLSKNRTQACATCHNPERGFADDRDNGVKAMASLGDDGKSLGDRQAPSAAYAMFSPKFHYDKKSKQYIGGQFWDGREDTLAGQAGGPPTNPIEMGMPSKKAVVDRLKENPYYIETFKTIYGKDIFSSNEKAYTAMTDSIEKFEQTKEFAPFDSKYDRFLRGEYDLTPLEDLGRSLFFSNANNSCANCHLSKAEDSEGETFTNFEYHNIGTPINHELRAKNGVKDIDKGLLANPKVTDEKHLGKHKVPTLRNVAVTGPYMHNGVFKDLRTVVLFYDKYNNKERTINPETGKAWDKPEVEGTISLEDLKAKKQNERKIDALVAFMKLLTDKRYEHLLEEE; translated from the coding sequence GTGAAATATTTAAATTTAGTTGCCCTTGCAACTACTGCTTTACTTGTAACTGGTTGTACAAACTCTACTTTATCTAAAGAAGAAATTCAAAAGCAAATAAAACAAAAAGAACAATTAGGAAAGGTTTTATTTTTTGATAAAAATCTTTCAAAAAATAGAACTCAAGCTTGTGCTACTTGCCATAATCCAGAGAGAGGTTTTGCAGATGACAGAGACAATGGAGTAAAAGCTATGGCATCACTGGGTGATGATGGGAAGTCATTAGGTGATAGACAAGCTCCAAGTGCAGCATATGCTATGTTTAGTCCAAAGTTTCATTATGATAAAAAAAGTAAGCAATATATTGGTGGACAGTTTTGGGATGGAAGAGAAGATACTTTAGCAGGTCAAGCAGGAGGTCCTCCAACAAACCCTATTGAAATGGGAATGCCATCAAAAAAGGCTGTTGTAGATAGACTAAAAGAAAACCCTTATTATATAGAGACTTTCAAAACTATCTATGGAAAAGATATTTTCTCTTCAAATGAAAAAGCATACACAGCGATGACTGATTCAATTGAAAAATTTGAACAAACAAAAGAGTTTGCTCCCTTTGATTCAAAATATGATAGATTTTTAAGAGGAGAGTATGACTTAACACCCCTTGAAGACTTAGGTAGATCACTATTTTTCTCAAATGCAAACAACTCTTGTGCAAATTGTCACCTTAGTAAAGCAGAAGATTCAGAAGGTGAAACTTTTACAAACTTTGAGTATCACAATATTGGAACACCTATAAACCATGAGTTAAGAGCTAAAAATGGTGTAAAAGATATTGATAAAGGTTTATTAGCAAACCCAAAAGTTACTGATGAAAAACATTTAGGGAAACATAAAGTTCCAACACTTAGAAATGTAGCAGTAACTGGTCCATATATGCACAATGGTGTATTTAAAGATTTAAGAACTGTAGTTTTATTTTATGATAAATATAACAATAAAGAAAGAACTATTAATCCAGAGACTGGTAAGGCTTGGGATAAACCAGAAGTTGAAGGAACAATCTCTTTAGAAGACTTAAAAGCAAAAAAACAAAACGAAAGAAAAATAGATGCTTTAGTAGCATTTATGAAACTTTTAACTGACAAAAGATACGAACACTTATTAGAAGAGGAATAA
- a CDS encoding Fur family transcriptional regulator produces MNSKHGMTFDAFLKNFKLHVSKLGFKNSIQKDYILKILFYSDEHLTAEQIAFKVKEEYNIDVGIATVYRTVKFFEDLNIIDSLDVGDSVKRYELKISEHHDHLVCTSCHKIIEFSDDIIEEKQESIAKDNNFILKDHAMIIYGLCEDCQ; encoded by the coding sequence ATGAACAGTAAACACGGAATGACATTTGATGCATTTTTAAAGAACTTCAAACTACACGTATCAAAATTAGGATTTAAAAACTCAATTCAAAAGGATTATATTTTAAAGATTCTTTTTTACTCAGATGAACATTTAACTGCTGAGCAAATAGCATTTAAGGTAAAAGAAGAGTACAACATTGATGTAGGAATTGCAACTGTTTATAGAACAGTAAAGTTTTTTGAGGACTTAAATATTATTGATAGTTTAGATGTAGGTGATAGTGTAAAAAGATATGAACTTAAAATTTCAGAGCACCATGATCATTTAGTTTGTACTTCTTGCCATAAAATTATTGAGTTTTCTGATGATATTATTGAAGAAAAACAAGAATCAATTGCAAAAGATAATAACTTTATTCTAAAAGACCATGCAATGATAATTTATGGACTGTGTGAAGATTGTCAATAA
- a CDS encoding imelysin family protein — protein sequence MNKTKLLAASISFAAALAFSGCAASNADSKAHSHHHMEKGDILSSYAKIAHDNYNDALNDAKALQNAINKFAANPTEKTLQAAKDAWLVSRESYGQTEIFRLANGPIDAEEGWVANKYGALEGQLNAWPLDENMIDYTIDANGAKTSGNIIDTKGKFNPGGEDSSVVDVTSITVDALTALNENGGEANVSTGYHAVEFLLWGQDQDYSNFVKDSITNGAKTAGQRPLSDFTSDVNSQRRLAYLKASAQKIVSDLEVVTSAWNKDGLYQAAFQGKLTGENASKNLTREEALKQVIAGMGVFIKSELANERIAVAVLTPSEEDEHSCFSDNTHRDIVTNYLGFKNILTSTYNGKAYGAALLDKVSKEDKARIVALMTSIEEKIAKVDETAKTKEHFDYQIQPDNPMAKVIVKLKNEMRKLGDEMVTVAKANGISLSTDDVTDPEETKI from the coding sequence ATGAACAAAACAAAATTATTAGCAGCAAGTATTAGTTTTGCAGCGGCGCTAGCATTTTCTGGTTGTGCAGCATCGAATGCAGATTCTAAAGCACATTCTCACCATCATATGGAAAAAGGTGATATCTTAAGTTCTTATGCAAAAATTGCACATGATAACTACAATGATGCACTAAATGATGCAAAAGCATTACAAAATGCTATTAATAAATTTGCAGCAAATCCTACTGAAAAAACTTTACAAGCAGCAAAAGATGCTTGGTTAGTTTCAAGAGAATCTTATGGACAAACTGAAATCTTCAGACTTGCAAATGGTCCAATTGATGCAGAAGAAGGTTGGGTTGCTAATAAATATGGTGCATTAGAAGGGCAATTAAATGCTTGGCCATTAGATGAAAATATGATTGATTATACTATTGATGCTAATGGTGCTAAAACAAGTGGAAATATCATTGATACAAAAGGTAAGTTTAACCCAGGTGGTGAAGATTCATCTGTTGTTGATGTAACTTCTATTACTGTTGATGCTTTAACTGCTTTAAATGAAAATGGTGGAGAAGCAAATGTTTCTACAGGATACCATGCTGTTGAGTTCTTATTATGGGGACAAGACCAAGATTACTCAAACTTTGTAAAAGATTCAATCACAAATGGAGCTAAAACTGCTGGGCAAAGACCACTTTCTGATTTTACTTCTGATGTAAACTCTCAAAGAAGATTAGCTTACTTAAAAGCATCTGCACAAAAAATCGTTTCTGATTTAGAAGTTGTAACTTCTGCTTGGAATAAAGATGGTTTATATCAAGCTGCATTCCAAGGAAAATTAACAGGTGAAAATGCTTCTAAAAACTTAACAAGAGAAGAAGCTTTAAAACAAGTTATCGCTGGAATGGGTGTATTTATTAAATCAGAACTTGCAAATGAAAGAATTGCAGTTGCTGTTTTAACTCCATCAGAAGAAGATGAGCATTCTTGCTTCTCTGACAATACTCATAGAGATATTGTAACAAACTACTTAGGTTTCAAAAATATTTTAACTTCAACTTATAATGGTAAAGCATATGGTGCTGCATTATTAGATAAAGTTTCAAAAGAAGACAAAGCTAGAATTGTTGCATTAATGACTTCTATTGAAGAAAAAATTGCAAAAGTTGATGAAACTGCAAAGACAAAAGAGCACTTTGATTATCAAATTCAGCCAGATAACCCAATGGCAAAAGTTATTGTAAAACTTAAAAATGAAATGAGAAAACTTGGTGATGAAATGGTTACAGTTGCAAAAGCAAATGGAATTTCTTTAAGTACAGACGATGTTACAGATCCAGAAGAAACAAAAATCTAA
- a CDS encoding di-heme oxidoredictase family protein: MLQIQKKQKSNFKSISKTLINKSLVALFATGLFAVLANGSEITHTQDKKTLLKHVENLSDEEYDKFILGRSFFKIPWVEAPSATTARDGLGPLFNANTCNSCHPSNGRGNLYNENGTLSRAVIPKLSIPSKGLKEEIEFLKTNALIPEPSYGGQVAINGTAKVKYEAKPEIKFDEIEVKFPDGEVDTILKPNYVLNDLQYGELHKDTIITFRIAPSLNGLGLIEDIPNEQILANVDEFDKNKDGISGRVNYAYSPITKKKEIGKYSWKAANTTILHQSADAAINDMGLTTSIFPKDKCTDKQVACKEAPKARHQIDLPDFRLQAVDFYIKKRQTYSAKKDKEYEEGLALFKQISCAKCHIDSFTTKSGLKISPFTDLLLHDMGEGLADGRTEFDASGSEWRTPALWGLSLHQKINNKKPRLLHDGRARNFQEAILWHGGEAQASKEAFMHLDKQKREKLLKFLERL, from the coding sequence ATGTTACAGATCCAGAAGAAACAAAAATCTAATTTCAAATCAATTTCAAAAACCCTTATAAATAAAAGCCTCGTAGCACTTTTTGCTACTGGGCTTTTTGCGGTTTTAGCAAATGGTTCTGAAATAACTCATACGCAAGATAAAAAAACTCTACTTAAACATGTAGAAAATCTAAGTGATGAAGAGTATGATAAGTTTATATTAGGAAGAAGTTTTTTTAAAATCCCTTGGGTTGAAGCTCCAAGTGCAACAACAGCAAGAGATGGATTAGGACCCCTTTTTAATGCAAACACATGTAATAGTTGTCACCCAAGTAATGGTAGAGGAAATCTTTACAACGAAAATGGAACACTTTCACGTGCAGTAATCCCTAAACTTTCAATTCCTTCTAAAGGATTAAAAGAAGAGATAGAGTTTCTTAAAACAAATGCTTTAATACCAGAACCAAGTTATGGTGGTCAAGTTGCTATAAATGGAACAGCTAAAGTAAAATATGAAGCAAAACCAGAAATAAAGTTTGATGAGATAGAAGTTAAGTTTCCCGATGGAGAAGTTGATACTATCTTAAAACCAAACTATGTATTAAATGATTTACAATATGGAGAACTTCACAAAGATACTATTATCACTTTTAGAATTGCACCATCACTAAATGGTTTAGGTCTTATAGAAGATATTCCAAATGAACAAATCTTAGCAAATGTTGATGAATTTGATAAAAATAAAGATGGTATTTCAGGACGAGTAAACTATGCTTATTCTCCTATTACAAAGAAAAAAGAGATAGGGAAATACTCTTGGAAAGCAGCGAATACAACAATCTTACATCAAAGTGCTGATGCAGCTATAAATGATATGGGACTAACAACTTCTATTTTTCCAAAAGATAAATGTACAGATAAACAAGTAGCTTGTAAGGAAGCTCCTAAAGCTAGACATCAAATAGATTTGCCTGATTTTAGACTTCAAGCTGTAGACTTTTATATTAAAAAAAGACAAACATATAGTGCAAAAAAAGATAAAGAGTATGAAGAAGGTTTAGCCCTATTTAAACAAATCTCTTGTGCAAAATGTCATATAGATTCATTTACTACAAAAAGTGGACTTAAGATTTCACCTTTTACAGATCTTTTATTACATGATATGGGTGAAGGTTTAGCAGATGGAAGAACAGAGTTTGATGCAAGTGGAAGTGAATGGAGAACTCCTGCTTTATGGGGTTTAAGTTTACATCAAAAAATCAATAATAAAAAGCCAAGACTACTACATGATGGAAGAGCAAGAAATTTCCAAGAAGCAATTCTTTGGCATGGTGGTGAGGCACAAGCTTCTAAAGAAGCTTTCATGCACTTAGACAAACAAAAAAGAGAAAAACTACTAAAATTTTTAGAGAGGTTATAA
- a CDS encoding succinylglutamate desuccinylase/aspartoacylase family protein: MKKLIIADTEIEANSNITLDLKLPKLYHSPMKLPIRIIRGRKDGPTIFVSAAIHGDELNGIEIIRRLRKLTILKKLKGTLILIPIVNTYGVTTLSRYMPDRRDLNRSFPGSKKGSLASRIAKIFFDEIVTKCDFGIDLHTASIHKSNLPQVRTDLNNPFTYNLAKAFEAPVVLHSELRDGSLREEAQNKGIPVLLYEAGEALRFDEKSIRIGVKGIVNVLRETQMLPNTTKRKKFSLPIIARTSQWIRSTESGIIRTIKGLGETVKEDEVIAYVDEPLDDMSYEIKAAFDGIIIGKSEIPLIQEGDAIFHIAKFKNLETAENKIEYFHEDAIVDNEFSELGKEEII; this comes from the coding sequence ATGAAGAAGCTAATAATAGCTGATACTGAAATAGAAGCAAATTCAAATATAACTTTGGATTTAAAGCTTCCAAAACTTTATCATTCTCCCATGAAACTACCCATTAGAATCATAAGAGGAAGAAAAGATGGTCCAACTATTTTTGTAAGTGCTGCAATTCATGGGGATGAATTAAATGGTATTGAAATTATTAGAAGACTAAGAAAATTAACTATTCTTAAAAAACTAAAAGGGACTTTGATTTTAATACCTATTGTAAATACCTATGGGGTTACAACCTTATCAAGATATATGCCAGATAGAAGAGACTTAAATCGCTCTTTTCCTGGTTCAAAAAAAGGTTCACTAGCTAGTAGAATTGCAAAAATATTTTTTGATGAAATCGTTACAAAATGTGATTTTGGAATAGATTTACATACAGCTTCTATTCATAAATCAAACTTACCACAAGTACGTACAGACTTGAATAATCCTTTTACATATAATCTTGCAAAAGCTTTTGAAGCACCTGTTGTTTTACACTCAGAGCTAAGAGATGGTTCTTTAAGAGAAGAAGCCCAAAATAAAGGAATTCCTGTTTTACTTTATGAAGCAGGAGAAGCCCTAAGATTTGATGAAAAATCAATTAGAATTGGAGTAAAAGGCATAGTAAATGTCTTAAGGGAGACTCAAATGCTTCCTAATACAACAAAGAGAAAAAAGTTTTCTCTTCCTATTATTGCAAGAACAAGCCAATGGATTAGGTCAACTGAAAGTGGAATTATAAGAACTATTAAAGGCTTAGGTGAAACAGTTAAAGAAGATGAAGTTATAGCTTATGTTGATGAACCTTTGGATGATATGAGTTATGAGATAAAAGCTGCCTTTGATGGAATAATAATTGGAAAATCAGAAATTCCTTTAATACAAGAAGGGGATGCTATTTTTCATATTGCAAAGTTTAAAAACTTAGAAACAGCAGAAAATAAAATTGAATACTTCCATGAAGATGCTATTGTAGATAATGAATTTTCAGAATTAGGAAAAGAAGAGATTATATAA
- a CDS encoding sterol desaturase family protein, which produces MNDLLLFEYLINPDKRTFWVYIISSVAIAMVYLYFNKKYIRTNLSKALWLHPSAKLDYYYFVLSYFIKIAIIFPIVISANSVALYIRKLLYLEFGFNHINSLSYEAVIILYTVTLFVISDFTRYWLHRFLHTIPFLWEFHKIHHSAKVLNPLTFYRVHPVENILFGFRYSLSIGLTTGVFLYFFGSKIGIIEIVGANMFVFVFSFLGSNLRHSHIPLAYFSFLEKWLISPKQHQIHHSKKSFDKNYGGYLSIWDRVFGTLKLSNEVQVLKFGLRKEQMKEYRSIKNLLLLPFINILRRRS; this is translated from the coding sequence TTGAACGACCTTTTACTCTTTGAGTATTTAATAAACCCAGATAAAAGAACTTTCTGGGTTTATATTATCTCATCAGTTGCTATTGCAATGGTTTATTTATACTTTAATAAGAAGTATATTAGAACAAATTTATCTAAAGCTTTGTGGCTTCATCCTAGTGCAAAACTTGATTATTACTACTTTGTTCTTTCATACTTTATTAAAATCGCAATAATTTTTCCAATAGTAATTAGTGCAAATAGTGTTGCTTTGTATATAAGAAAGCTTCTTTATTTAGAGTTTGGATTTAATCACATAAATTCTCTTTCTTATGAAGCGGTAATTATTTTATATACAGTAACCCTTTTTGTAATAAGTGACTTTACTAGATACTGGCTACATAGATTTTTACATACTATTCCTTTTCTTTGGGAGTTCCATAAGATACATCATAGTGCAAAAGTTTTAAACCCTTTAACTTTTTACAGAGTTCATCCAGTTGAAAATATTCTTTTTGGATTTCGATACTCATTAAGTATAGGTCTTACAACAGGTGTATTTTTATACTTTTTTGGTTCAAAAATTGGAATTATAGAAATAGTTGGAGCTAATATGTTTGTATTTGTTTTCTCTTTTTTAGGTTCAAATTTAAGACACTCACATATCCCCCTTGCTTATTTTAGCTTCTTAGAAAAGTGGCTTATTTCACCAAAACAACATCAAATTCACCATAGTAAAAAGTCTTTTGATAAAAACTATGGTGGATACTTAAGCATTTGGGATAGAGTTTTTGGAACGCTAAAACTATCCAATGAAGTTCAAGTATTAAAATTTGGACTTAGAAAAGAGCAAATGAAAGAGTACAGGTCAATAAAAAACTTATTACTATTACCATTTATAAATATTTTAAGAAGGAGAAGTTAG
- a CDS encoding imelysin family protein, which yields MKIFKIVLTILCLTSISFANEKVENIDIKNKEMLNTIYEQVILKDSQKAVEDIKALEKEVRNSKTEEAKQEFKNLVKSWKSVQSTYILGELNEDYIDTPRLIDIYHHGNEDIKVQLDRAIESKDAAKIALFKNSLKSINALEYVLHTKDIKDKRVNEITLTIIKRIKSHLEDINNEYKALHKTFLSDLKKANGILINKLIQNTYKLKEWRIGDVVGLSKKYKDSFDNKRGEYFISKNSSFAIDSILNTYKNVFNNKAYYDYGNYLVDLTHNEQVNVLRNSITKAISLNKKIKNDNFKDAKELYEVTNTIHVVLFLDLIEELSINAKIIDADGD from the coding sequence ATGAAAATATTTAAAATAGTTCTAACAATACTTTGTTTAACTTCTATATCTTTTGCAAATGAAAAAGTTGAAAATATAGATATTAAAAATAAAGAAATGTTAAATACAATCTATGAGCAAGTGATTTTAAAAGATTCACAAAAAGCCGTAGAGGATATTAAAGCTTTAGAAAAAGAAGTTAGAAATAGCAAAACTGAAGAGGCAAAACAAGAGTTTAAAAATCTTGTTAAGTCATGGAAAAGTGTGCAATCGACATATATTTTAGGTGAATTAAATGAAGACTATATTGACACTCCAAGATTAATTGATATTTATCACCACGGAAATGAAGATATCAAAGTTCAGTTAGACCGTGCAATAGAGAGTAAAGATGCAGCAAAAATTGCTCTATTTAAGAATTCACTTAAATCAATCAATGCTTTAGAGTACGTATTACATACAAAAGATATTAAAGACAAAAGAGTAAATGAAATCACACTTACTATTATAAAAAGAATTAAGTCTCATCTTGAAGATATTAATAATGAATATAAAGCCCTACACAAAACTTTTTTAAGTGATTTAAAAAAGGCAAATGGAATTCTAATCAATAAACTTATTCAAAACACTTATAAACTAAAAGAGTGGAGAATTGGAGATGTAGTTGGTTTAAGTAAAAAATACAAAGACAGTTTTGATAATAAAAGAGGAGAATATTTTATTAGTAAAAACTCTTCATTCGCTATTGATTCTATTTTAAATACTTACAAAAATGTTTTCAATAATAAAGCTTACTATGATTATGGAAACTACCTTGTGGACTTAACACATAATGAACAAGTTAATGTTTTAAGAAACTCAATTACTAAGGCAATCTCTTTAAATAAAAAAATTAAAAATGATAATTTTAAAGATGCAAAAGAGCTTTATGAAGTAACAAATACTATTCATGTTGTTCTATTTTTAGATTTAATTGAAGAGTTATCAATCAATGCAAAAATCATTGATGCAGATGGTGACTAA
- the rimK gene encoding 30S ribosomal protein S6--L-glutamate ligase: protein MKVYILSRNSSLYSTQRLVEAGEQRGWEIRVIDYLKCTIEIIKGELLINYLGKKLPVPDAIIPRIGASRTFYGTAMVRHFEMMDVFSTSGNLAIARSRDKLRSLQVLSKNSVDMPRTVFASNKSSAKDVIALSGGAPLVLKILEGTQGVGVVLVDSEKAAKSVLDAFYGMDVNLLVQEFIEEAGGADIRALVVGGEVVGAMRRQGAEGDFRSNLHQGGSATSYKLNRKEKSTALAAAKAMGLGVCGVDMIPSSRGPLVMEVNSSPGLEGIEKSTGIDIAGKIMDYIEKSVPNPGDKKRRIKRDSIGA from the coding sequence ATGAAAGTATATATTTTATCAAGAAATTCTAGTCTTTACTCAACACAAAGATTAGTAGAAGCTGGGGAACAAAGAGGTTGGGAGATAAGAGTAATCGACTATCTTAAATGTACAATTGAGATTATCAAAGGTGAACTTTTAATCAACTACTTAGGTAAAAAACTTCCTGTTCCAGATGCTATCATTCCAAGAATTGGTGCAAGTAGAACATTCTATGGAACTGCAATGGTTAGACACTTTGAGATGATGGATGTTTTTAGTACATCTGGAAACCTTGCTATTGCTAGAAGTAGAGATAAACTTAGAAGTTTACAAGTTTTATCAAAAAATAGTGTTGATATGCCAAGAACTGTTTTTGCCTCAAATAAATCTAGTGCAAAAGATGTTATTGCTTTAAGTGGTGGAGCACCTTTAGTTTTAAAAATTTTAGAAGGAACTCAAGGGGTTGGAGTAGTTTTAGTTGATAGTGAAAAAGCTGCAAAATCAGTTCTTGATGCCTTTTATGGAATGGATGTAAACTTATTAGTTCAAGAGTTTATTGAAGAAGCTGGAGGAGCTGATATTAGAGCTTTAGTTGTTGGTGGTGAAGTTGTTGGAGCAATGAGAAGACAAGGTGCAGAAGGTGACTTTAGATCAAACTTACACCAAGGTGGAAGTGCAACTTCTTATAAACTAAATAGAAAAGAGAAATCAACGGCTTTAGCAGCTGCAAAAGCTATGGGTCTTGGGGTTTGTGGAGTTGATATGATTCCATCTAGTCGTGGTCCTCTTGTGATGGAAGTGAATTCAAGTCCAGGATTAGAAGGAATAGAAAAATCAACTGGTATTGATATTGCTGGAAAAATTATGGACTATATTGAAAAAAGTGTACCAAACCCTGGAGATAAAAAAAGAAGAATTAAAAGAGATAGTATCGGAGCATAA
- a CDS encoding Opr family porin, whose translation MKKISLIAASLLLTSNLVANSFDEAFKAGTVSGDITLYGEKQDNSGGNKDSGFSMGSIGLSYETGELNGFKAAVGFRGNHDFSEVEEDDYSDGSEKEAIVHTANISYANEYLGLTLGRQEIDLEWLGDYHEAAVLGVTAIPDTTVVLGYTNRNAVADVDAPLEDFADFGETSEGKEIDFAAVLDAKYEGVKGLVVNPYYYDADNLANWYGLKVDYDTDMFGVTVHGASSNEDVSGTKDGDIAHIEGRLNIAGFGFNLGYVTTDNNGGVGSMAALGDNINPFDALRGGDGEKVYEADAQTTYLNVNYEISGVELGAMYGEMEYGSDKDKEFDFTVDYGITDNLSIGALYVNLDAEDSDNDYDKLTLTVEYSF comes from the coding sequence ATGAAAAAAATAAGTTTAATTGCAGCATCGTTACTATTAACAAGTAATTTAGTTGCAAATAGTTTTGATGAGGCTTTTAAAGCTGGAACTGTAAGTGGTGATATCACATTATATGGTGAAAAACAAGATAATAGTGGTGGAAACAAAGATTCTGGTTTTTCAATGGGTTCTATTGGACTTTCTTATGAGACTGGTGAGTTAAATGGTTTTAAAGCAGCAGTTGGATTTAGAGGAAATCATGATTTTTCAGAAGTAGAAGAAGATGATTATTCTGATGGAAGTGAAAAAGAAGCAATTGTTCATACTGCTAATATCTCATATGCAAATGAGTATTTAGGATTAACTCTTGGTAGACAAGAGATTGATTTAGAGTGGTTAGGTGATTACCATGAAGCAGCAGTTCTTGGAGTTACAGCAATTCCTGATACAACAGTTGTTTTAGGATATACAAATAGAAATGCAGTTGCAGATGTAGATGCTCCTTTAGAAGACTTTGCTGACTTTGGTGAAACATCAGAAGGTAAAGAGATTGACTTTGCTGCTGTATTAGATGCAAAATATGAAGGTGTAAAAGGTTTAGTTGTAAACCCTTACTATTATGATGCAGATAATTTAGCTAACTGGTATGGTTTAAAAGTTGATTATGATACTGATATGTTTGGTGTAACTGTACATGGTGCAAGTTCAAATGAAGATGTTTCTGGAACTAAAGATGGAGATATCGCTCACATTGAAGGTAGATTAAATATTGCAGGATTTGGATTTAACCTTGGATATGTAACTACAGACAATAATGGTGGAGTTGGTTCTATGGCTGCACTAGGTGATAACATTAATCCATTTGATGCCTTAAGAGGTGGAGATGGTGAAAAAGTTTATGAAGCAGATGCACAAACAACTTATTTAAATGTAAACTATGAGATTTCTGGTGTTGAACTAGGAGCTATGTATGGTGAGATGGAATATGGTAGTGACAAAGATAAAGAGTTTGATTTTACTGTAGATTATGGTATTACTGATAACTTATCTATTGGTGCATTATATGTAAATCTTGATGCTGAAGATAGTGACAATGATTACGATAAATTAACTTTAACAGTTGAGTATTCATTCTAA